The Halomonas elongata DSM 2581 DNA segment CACGCGCTGGAATGCCGAGCAAGACGCGGCGGCCCTGCGCCTCTACATGGCCTTCCTGCTCACCCAGCGCGGCAGTATCTGCCTGTATCAGGGCGAGGAGTTGGGATTGGGCGAAGTGACGCTGGACTTCGACTCCCTGGTCGACCCCGCCGGCATCGCCTTCTGGCCCGCCTACAAGGGACGCGACGGCTGCCGTACCCCGCATCCCTGGCGACACGACGCCGCTCATGGCGGCTTCTCGACGACCGCCCCCTGGCTGCCGGTCGCCACCGAGCACCTGGCCCTGGCCGTGGACCGCCAGGAAGACGATCCGGCTTCACTGCTCAACGCCTATCGCGCCTTCCTCGCCTTCCGCCGTCACCATCCCGCCCTGATCGAGGGCGAGGTCGTTCATCACCCGGTACGCGACGGCGTCATGCGCCTGGAGCGTCGGCACGACGACGAACGTCTCCTGGTGGCCCTCAACTTCACCGACGAGCCCCGCACCCTGCCCGCCCCGACGACCACCACGCCGCTGGACGACGCGCCGTCATGCGTCAACGGCCGGTGGGAAGCCGGCAGCGTGACGCTGCCGGCGCGCGGCATCGCCATCACTTCGGCCGCCGATGGCTGGCCGGATAGCTGACATCGCTCGCCCCACGCGCTCGGCACCGAACATGGACGAGCCCCGAAGGGCGGATCGGTGGATCCGGCATGGCCGGGACTGGGCCAGTCCCGGCCATGCCGGTATGCTGGGCACCCAACGCATTCGGCATGGAACTCCGCTGTGACACCTCCCTCCCGGCATATCACACTCAAGGACCTGGCCCGCGAACTCGGCGTCTCGACCGCCAGCGTTTCCAACGCCTTCAATCGGCCGGACCAGCTCTCGCCGCGCCTGCGCGAGCGCATCCTCAGCGAGGCCCAGCGCCTGGGCTATCAAGGACCGGATGCCCGCGCCCGCACCCTGCGCACCGGCCGTTCGCGGATCATCGCGGTAGTCCTCGCCGAGACCCTGACCTACAGCCTGAACGACGCGGTATCCAGCGAGCTGCTGACCGGGATCGCCGAAGTGCTCGACGATCATGGCCATACCCTGCTGCTGCTGTCGGGCCGGCAACCCGGTTCGCGGCAGACCTCCGGCACGGCCAGCATGGCCGACGGTTTCATCGTCTATGGCCTGATGCCGAGCGCGATGCTGCTCAACGAACTGCCCTCCCAGCGCCCCCTGGTCGCCGTGGATTTCAACATCGATGGCCAGCCGATGGTGCACATCGACAACGAGCCCGCCAGTCACGACATCGCCTGCCATGCCCTGGCGACACCGCCACGTCGCATCGGCGTGCTCACCCTGCGACTCACCGAGACGCCCTGCAACGGGCGGGTGACCGAGGAACAACCCTGGCTGACCGCCGAACGCACCATTACCCGCGCCCGTCTCGATGGCTTCCATCGCGCCTTCGCGGAACACGGCATCGACCCGGCGTCGGTGCCGGTGTGGAATATCGAGGAGAACACCCATGACGTCTGCGCTCCGGTGATCGCCTCCATTCTCGACCTGCCCGACGACGAACGCCCGGATCTGCTGCTGTGCATGTCCGACCGCATTGCCCTCACCGCCCTGACCCTGGCCGAGCAGCGCGGCCTGCGCGTGCCCGAAGATCTTCGCCTGACCGGTTTCGACGGTATCGCCGAAGGCCAGTACCGGGCGCCGCGCCTGACCACCATACGCCAGGACAGTGTCGAGAAGGGCCGCGTCGCGGCCCGCATGATCCTGGGGCTGGAAGCGCCCCGAGCCCAATTGCTGCGCACCGAACTGATCGTCGGCGACAGTTGCCCCTGATCGACCGGTGACTTTCACCGGGATTGCACGATGCGCACCGCCCATGGCGGTATCCTGAGGCGACGTCCCTGCTCGAGGAAGCCCCCGTATGCGCCCGCCCCGCCCTTCCTTCTCGCGACTCGGCATCAAGCTGTTCGTGATCATCCTGGTGGTCAATGTGGCCATCGCCGGGCTGGTGTTCATCGCCGTGTCGCGCAGCCTCGATCAGGGCTTCATCGAATACCTCGACCGCACCCAGACACGGCGTGCCGAGACACTGGCCGAAGGCCTCGCCGATGAATGGTCGAGGCGTGGCGACTGGCAATGGCTGCGTCAATCGCCGCGCGCCTGGCACCACCTGGTGCGCCGCCAATTGTGGCCCGGCGATGCCCCGCCACCGGAAGGCATCGAGCGTCGTCTCGGCGACCCCCGGGACTTCGTGCTCCACGACGCGCGTGGCCTGCCGGTGATCGGACTGCCTCCGGACAACGGCCCGGACGCCGCCGAGCTGCGCTGGCTGCCGATCCTCCACGACGGCGAGAAGGTCGGCACCCTGGGCTATCGGCCGCCCCAGCAGCTCATGGCGCGCATGGATCGCATCTTCCTTTCCCAGCAACGCCGCAACCTGGCGATCATCGTCGCCGCCCTGGGCCTGGCGTCGCTGTTGCTCGCCGGCGGGCTGTCGTGGTGGCTGGGCCGTCGGACCGGCAGCATGACGCTGGCCACGCGACGCCTCACCGAGGGCGACTACAGCACCCGGCTGACCGAACGCGGCGGCGACGAACTGTCGCGCCTGGCCCACGACTTCAATGTCCTGGCCGCCACCCTGGAGGCCAGTCGCGAGGCCCGCAGCCGCTGGGTCTCGGACATCGCCCACGAACTGCGTACCCCGCTTGCCGTGCTGCGCGGCGAGATCGAAGCCATGCAGGACGGCGTGCGCCCCCTGAACCTGGACAGCCTCGGCTCGCTGGGCCAGGAAGTCGGCCAGCTCGAGCGCCTGGTCGCCGACCTGCGCCTGCTGTCCCAGAGCGATGCCGGCGCCCTCGAGGTACAGCTGGCACCTCTCGACCTGGCCGACAGCCTTGCCTCGCGCCTCGACGAGGCCGAGACCTGGCTGGCCAACGGCGGCTTCACGCTCGAGACCGACATCGACGGCCCGGCCTGGATTCGCGGCGACACCCAGCGCCTGCGCCAGCTCTGGACCAACCTGCTGGACAATACCTGCGCCTATACCAGTTCACCCGGCCATCTAAGGGTCACGCTGGCTCGCCAGGGCGAATCCTGGTGCCTGCGCTGGGAGGACAGCCCACCCGGGGTGTCACAAGCCGAGCTGCCACGCCTCACCGAACGCCTTTACCGGGTCGAGGGATCGCGCAGCCGCGCCAGCGGCGGCAGCGGCCTGGGCCTGTCCATCGCCAAGGCCCTCGCCCGGGCCCATGGCGCCGACATGACGCCCAGCGTTTCGGCGCTGGGCGGGTTATGCTGGACGCTGACCTTTCCGGCCATTACCGACCACCAGCTCAGAGGGAATGACACATGAGCCGCATCACCACCGACAGCGTCCTGATCGTCGAGGATGAACCCAAGATCGCTCGCCTGGTGGCCGATTACCTGGAGGGTGGCGGTTACGAGACTCACCACATCGACCACGGCGATGCGGTACTGCCCTGGTTCGAGTCCCTGGAGGCTCCGCCCGAGCTGGTCCTGCTGGACCTGATGCTGCCGGGCACCGATGGCCTGACCCTGTGCCGCGAGATCCGCCAGCGCTGGCCGCGGGTGGCGATCATCATGCTCACCGCCCGGGTCGAGGAAGTCGATCGCCTGCTGGGGCTGGAACTCGGCGCCGACGACTACATCTGCAAGCCCTTCAGTCCCCGCGAAGTGGTGGCCCGCGCTCGCGCCGTGCTGCGCCGCAGCCGGGCGGCCGAGGCCGACCAGCACACCGGCGTCGACGACCTGGTCCTCGACGACGATGGCTGGTGCGCCCTGGCCGATGGCCACGACCTGGCCCTGACCGCGGTGGAATTCCAGCTATTGCGGGTGATGATGCAGTCGCCCGGGCGCATCTTCTCCCGCGAGCAGTTGATGGATCACATGTACCGCGACCACCGCATCGTCTCCGAACGTACTGTGGACAGCCACGTCAAGAAACTGCGCAAGAAGATCGCCGACATCTGGCCGGATCGCGAGATCATCCGCTCGGTCTATGGCGTGGGCTACAAGTATCAGCCCGAAGAGTGACGAATGGCGCCGGTCCTTCCCGGGGGCTAGTCTGAAGATTCCAGACGAGGGAAAGCGATATGGAACGCCATCGGGACGTCATGCGCTTCTGGCGTGACACCACGCTGCCATTTCTCGAGGCACGCCGGGTCACCGACGGGCGTCGCGTCTGCTATGCCAAGCACAGCCACGAGACCTTTTCGATCGGCGCCATCACCGGCGGCCACAGCACCTACTGGAATCAGGGCCACACGGAAACCGTCACCCCGGGCAGCGTCGTGGTCATGAATCCCGAGGAAGTGCATGCCTGCAACCCCATCGACGACTGCCCCTGGTCGTATGACATGCTCTATCTCGACTGCGACTGGCTCGCCGGCCTGCAGCAAGAGCTCGGCGCCCCCGAGCACCTCGGCTTCCAGACCTTCGCCGCCCGTTCGAGCCGTCACCCCGCGTTGTACCGGCGAGTCACCGGTCTCTGCGATACCCTGTTCGCCCCTGATGCCACACGCCTGGCCCGCGAAACCCGGGCCATCGAGCTGGTCGTCGAGATGCAACGCCGACTCGCTCCCCGGCTGCAGCCCCTCGAGGCGCATCCTCTCGGCCTGCAACGCGCGGCGGAGTACATCGATGCCCACTGCACCGAGGCCATCGGCCTGGACGACATCTGCCATGCCGCCGGCCTGTCGCGTTCCTACCTGGTACGCCGCTTCAAGGCCCACTACGGCATAACGCCGCACGCCTTCCTCATCAACCGCCGCATTCAGCTTGGTTGCGCCAGGCTGCGTGCCGGCCAGCCCATCGCCGACGTCGCGGCCGACTGCGGCTTCGCCGACCAGGCGCACTTCCAGCGCACCTTCAAGCGCCTGCGGGCCACCACACCAGGCCATTACCTCGGCGGTACTGTCTGATTTCCTCAGGCTCTGTCTGCATGTCCCAGGCTTGGTCTGAAAGGGCAGCGAGCGAAGGTCAGACAAGGCAAAAATCAGCAAAAAAGCGGAGTTTACGAGTGTAAATGAGCATTTTGAGCTGATTTTTAACGCTGCATGGCCGAGCGCAGCCAGCTTTCAGACAAAGCCTACAGACGAGCTACCACCAAATACCCCGCACTAACCACCAACAACAACGCCAGGGCGCGATTGACCAGTCGCACCTGAGCCGCATCGCGCAGCCAATGCCGCAGGAAAGCGCCGGCCACGGCCCAACAGGCGATCGACAGATAACAGATCACCAGATAGAGCAGCGCGAAACGTAGGATCAGCCCGACCTCGCCATTGGCGGCATAGGCCCCCATTCCCGCCAATGAGGCCAACCAGGCCTTGGGATTGACCCACTGCATGATGGCGCCCTGCCACATGGAGGGGCCCCGGGTGTCACCACCCTCTCCCAGCCGACCATCGTCGACACCGAGCTTGATCGCCATGTAGACGAGGAAGGCCACCCCGGCCCAGCGAACGCCCTCGATGATCGATGGCCAGCTTGCCAACAGCTCATGCAGGCCGAGTCCGATCAACAGCAGCAGCAGGGTGAATCCCAGCGAAGCGCCGGCAACATGCCGCATGCTGGCACGCAGGCCATGCCGGGTGCCGGACGACAGGGCCACGATGTTCACCGGCCCCGGCGATATCGATGCGGCCAGGGCGAAGGCCGACATGGAAAGCAACAAGCTGAATGTCATCACGAGTCTCCTGTTGACTGGATCCTTCCTGGCAACACTAGGCGTGAAACGACGGGCAGTATTGAACGTCATTGCCCTCCGCCTCCTTGGTGTTTGCACGCTGGGTACACCGACCTTGCACGCCGGGCGCCAATACTGACCGTGTCACTTCAGGACACAAGGAGTCTGTTCATGACGACATCGATTTCCCGCAAGCTGCTGATGCCCGCCCTGCTGGCCGCCTTCGTCGCGCCGCTTTCGCTCGCCGCCAGCGCCTCCCCCGATCACCCGCCCCGGCCGGGCGAGCATCGCGAAGACCTCCGCCAGGAAGCATTCGAGCGAGCCGGCATCGACCAGCAGACCCGCGACGAACTCAAGGATGCCCGCGAGGACTATCGCAACGCGATGAAGGATCTGCGTGACGAACATCGCCAGCAGGTCGATGAGATCCTCGGGGAAGACGGCAAGGCTGCCCTCGAGAAGGCCCGGCAGCAGATGCATGAAGAATATCGCGCCGAACAGCAGCAGGCACGCGAAGCGCGCATCGAGGCCCTGTTCGACGAGTGGGAACTGTCCGAATCGACCCGCGAGGCCCTGGCCAAGCAGCGCGATGACTTCCGCTCTGAAGCCGAGGCACTGAAAGCGCAGGAGTTCGAAAATCCCGAAGAACGCCGCCAGGCCTGGAAAGATCTGATGCAATCCCAGCATGACGCCCTCTCCGAGCATCTGAGCGAGCAACAGATCAAGGAACTCGGCGATGCCCTGCGCCCCGAAGGCCATGGCCCCGGCAAACCCCATGATCATGGGCACGGCCCCAAGCATCCCGAGCCCATGGACGGCTGATCCCGGCCTTCCGACACTTCCCGATACCTCTCCAGACGCCCGGCCCCGTGCCGGGCGTCTTGCGTCGTGCCCCGCTCTCTCGGCTACAGCTCCCGCCATCCGGTCGATTCCGCCATTCGACTTGCAGTCAACGAAGGATGTGCGTATTTTATTTGAACATTCATTCAAAAAAGAGAGCGGAAGAGGAAATGTCGAATGTCGGATAACCATGCCATCCCCGAGAGACGCGACCGAATCAACCGCACAGTCTTCCACGGCAGTGTGGTTGGTATCCTGGTCTTCCTGGTCCTGACCATGACGTTCACCGAGGAGGCCGGCGCCTTTTTCGACGCCGGCCTGGCCTGGGTGAACGATACCTTCGGCTGGTATTACATGCTGGCCGCTGTCGTCTATCTGGTCTTCGTGATCGTCATCGGCTGCTCGCGCGTCGGCAGCATCCGCCTGGGTCCCGACCACTCACGGCCTGAATTCTCGCTGATCTCCTGGGCCTCGATGCTGTTTGCCGCCGGCATCGGTATCGATCTGCTGTTCTTCTGTATCGCCGAGCCCCTGTCGCACTATCTGACACCCCCTGACCTGGCGCCGGAGAGCAACGCGGCAATGCGTGCCGCCGTGCCGCAGACCTTCCTGCACTGGGGCCTGGCCGGCTGGGGCATGTATGTGCTGATGGGCATGGCGCTGGCCTATTTCAGCTATCGGCATCGCCTGCCGCTGGCCATTCGCAGCGCCCTCTTCCCGCTGCTCGGCAAGCGTATCCACGGTCCCATCGGCAATGCCGTGGACATCACCGCCGTGATCTCCACGGTGTTCGGCATCGCCACCAGCCTCGGCATCGGCGTGATGCAGCTCAACTACGGGCTGACCTTCATGTTCGGCGTGCCCGAGAGCCTGGCCACCCAGGTGGTCCTGATCGTGCTGGTGGTGATACTGGCGACCATTTCCGTGGTCACCGGCGTGGAGAAGGGCATTCGTCGCCTTTCCGAGTTCAACATGGGCCTGGCGACGCTGCTGCTGCTGTTCGTGCTCTTCCAGGGCGACACCCTGCACCTGCTCGATGCCCTGGTGCTCAACGCCGGCGATTACCTGAGCGGCGTGGTCGGCAAGAGCTTCGATACCTATGCCTTCGCCGGTGCGGATGCCCAGCAGTGGAAAGGCTGGTGGACCATCTTCTTCTGGGGCTGGTGGATCGCCTGGACGCCCTTCGTCGGCCTCTTCCTGGCGCGCATCTCGCGCGGCCGTACCATTCGCGAATTCGTCATCGGCGCCCTGCTGATTCCGCTCGGCTTCATGATGGCCTGGATGTCGATCTTCGGTAACAGCGGCATCGAGATGGTCGCCAATCAGGGCGTGGTCGAACTCGGCAAGGAAGCGCTCAATTCGCCGCAGACCACCATCTATACGTTCCTCGAGCAGTATCCGTACATCGGCGTCACCGCCTCGGTGGTCACCCTGCTCGGCGTCGTGTTCTTCATCACCTCCGCCGACTCCGGCGCCCTGGTGCTGGCGAACTTCACCTCGATCCTGTCCGACGTGAACCACGACGCCCCGATCCGCCTGCGCATCTTCTGGTCGGTGGCGATCGGCCTGGTCACCGTGGCCCTGCTGATGGCCGGCGGCCTGTCGGCCCTGCAGAGCGCCGTGGTCATTACCGCTCTGCCCTTCTCGCTGGTGATCTTCGCCATCATGGCCGGCATGACCCGTGCCCTGAAGCTGGAAAACACCAAGGCCGATGCACGCCAGCACGTCAGCGGTGCCGCACCGGGCGGTGACTGGCGCGAGCGCCTGGACCGTGCCCTGGACACCTCCAACCGTGCCGGTGCCGCCGCCACCATCGAGCACGCCATCCGTCCGGCTCTGCGCCAGTTCGCCGAGGAACTCGAAAGCCGCGGCCAGACGGCGACGGTGACCGAGGAGACGGTCGAAGGTGAACCCTTGCCTTACCTGACGCTGCAAGTGGGCTTCGACGACGCCGCCAGCTTCGTCTATCAGGTTCGCGCGCACCGGCTGCGCACGCCGAGCTTCCTGCCGGTGGATGACGACTACTATGTGCGCCTCGATGTCTATCTGACCGAAGGCGGCGCGGACAAGGACCTCAACGGCTACACCCGCGGCCAGGTGATCGGCGACGTGCTCGCCGAGTACGAACGCCACCTGCACTTCCTGGCGCTGGCCGGGGAAGGCGGCAACGTACAGGCCATGCCGGGTTCGGTGGGCGAGCCACCCGAGGAAATCGCGCCGGCCTGACGGCGATCACTCACCCAGCCATGAAAACGGCGGCCCTCGGGCCGCCGTTTTCTTTCATGGACGAAGAGCAATGCTGCACCGTCTTGCCTGTTCTGGACCGCGATCCGGATGAAGGATATCCCCGGCTCGGGTAGCCTGGGCAAAAACCCCACGAGGAACGACCGGATGACCGACACCTCTCCTGCCCGGGACATCAACCCGGCTTGTATCCGCTACTATCATGCCCATCTCTACTACGAAGACGCGGCGGGACTGGCAGCCGCCCGGCAACTGGCCGAGGCTGCCGCCGCCCGTTTCGAGCTCCGGGTGGGCCGTTTCCACGAGAAGCCGGTAGGCCCCCACCCGAAATGGAGCTGCCAGTTGTCCTTCGCCCCCGAGCACTTCGGCAAGATCGTGCCCTGGCTGGCCCTCAACCGTGGCGAGCTGGACATCTTCGTGCACCTCGGCACCGACGACGACCTCTTCGACCATACCCAGGGCGTGATCTGGCTGGGCCACAGCCATCCGCTCGACCTGAGCGGCTTCACTGCGGACACCTGACCGAAGGGGGCCCCGGCCGGGGCCCTCGAGTCCTCAGAAGAAGCCAGGGGATTGGTGGCGCAGCAGATCAGCAGATTCTTGGTCTGCTGATAGTGCTCCAGCGCTATCTTGTGGGTCTCGCGACCGACACCGCCTCAACCTTCCGTTGCCACCGACATCGCCTTGTCGCCACGCTTGAGCATGGCATAGCCCAGCCCGGTGACCAGTGAACCGGCGACGATGGCCAGCAGGTAAGGCAGCACCGGCGTGATGGCGTTGGGAATAAGCAGCACGAAGATGCCGCCATGGGGAGCCATCAGCTTGGCTCCGAACAGCATCGTCAGCGCGCCGGTCAGGGCGCCCCCGACCATGCTGACGGGGATCACCCGCAGCGGATCCTTGGCGGCGAAGGGAATGGCCCCCTCGCTGATGAAGCACAGGCCGAGCACGAAGGACGCCTTGCCCGCCTCGCGCTCCGGCTCGGAAAACTTGCCGCCGGCGACGAAGCTGGCGATGCCCATGCCGATGGCCGGCACCATGCCGGCGGCCATGATCGCCGCCATCGGCGCATAGCTCTCCGAGGCCAGCAGCCCCACGCCGAAGGTATAGGCGGCCTTGTTGACCGGCCCGCCCAGGTCGAAGCACATCATGGCGCCGAGCAGGGTGCCCAGCAGCACGGCGTTGGCCGAGCCCATGTTCTCGAGAAAGGCCGTCAGGGCGGCGAGAATGCTGGCCACCGGCTCGCCCACCACGTAGATCATCACCAGGCCGGTGACCAGGCTGGCCAGCAGCGGGATGATCAGGATCGGCTTGAGCGACTCGACGCTGGCCGGCAGCTTGATGTAGCGGGTCACCGCCTTGGCCGTGTAGCCGGCCAGAAAGCCCGCCAGGATGCCACCGATGAAGCCGGCGCCGATGCTGGACGCCAGCATGCCGCCGATCATCCCCGGCGCGATGCCGGGGCGGTCGGCGATGGAATAGGCGATATAACCGGCCAGTACCGGAATCATCAACGCGAATGCCGTGTCACCGCCGATCTGCATCAGGGCAGCAGGCAAAGTGCCCTCTTCCTTGAAGGCCTCGATGCCGAACACGAACGAGAGCGCGATCAGCAGGCCGCCGGCGACCACCATCGGCAGCATGAAGGAAACGCCGGTCAGCAGGTGCTTGTAGACGCCCTTCTCCTTGATGCTCTTCTTGGCTTCGCCGCCGCCGGACGTTCCCTCGCTTTCCACCTCGGCCTCCGCCAGGGCCGCCTCGATGGTCGGTCGCGGCTTCTTGAGGGCATTGCCGGTGGAAGTACGATAAGTGCGCTTGCCGGCGAAGCGAGTCGGGTCCACTTCGATGTCGCAGGCCAGGATCACCACATCGGCGGCGGCGATCTCTTCTTCGGTGAGCGCGTCCTGGGCACCCACCGAACCCTGGGTTTCCACGCGGATCGCGTGGCCCAGCGAGCGTCCCGCCTCGGCCAGCGCCTCGGCGGCCATGAAGGTATGCGCCACGCCCGTCGGGCAGGCGGTCACGGCGACGATGCGCTGTCCTTCGGCCCCGCTCGCCGACGTTTCTGCCGTCGCCTCCTCGGGCTCGAAGGGACGAGCCTCGCGCTCGGCGCGCGCCAGGAAGGCCTCGGGATCGGGCAGCGCCTGGTCGATCGGCGCCTGGAAGACGCGCTTGCCGGCGAAGCGCGCGGCCTCGGGAATGCGCTCGGCCGCCACCACGACCAGTTCGGCGGCCTCCAGGGTTGCGTCGTCGACCGGCGTGACGGGCGTCGCCTCGCCATGCGCCTCGACCGTGACATGCCAGTCCAGGCGCTCGGCGGCGCTCTGCAGGCGACGCGCGGCGAGATAGGTGGTGGCCATGCCGCTCGGGCAGGCGGTGATCAGGATCACATTCATGCAAGCGCTCCCCCTGCGTCGTCGCCTTCATCCAGGCGGCTCACGCGAGTCTGTCGTTGGAGTTCGGAAAAATCGGCGGCGTCCGGGCGTCCCACGCCGACATGCCTTACGGCCTCGGCGGACAGGGCCGTGGCCAGTCGCAGCGCGTCGTCGGGCGATGCCTCCTCGAGCACGCCATGCAGCAGCGCCGCAACCAGGGTGTCGCCGGCCCCCACGGTGTTGACGGCCGTCACCCTCGGCGGCACGGCTTGCCAGTCACCATGTCGTCCGAGCCACAGCACCCCTTCGGCACCGGCGGAGACCACCGCCTCCTCGACTCCGGCATCGCGCAACCGGCGTGCCGCCGCGTGACGTGCCGCGCCGTCCAGCGCCGACTGGCCGGCCCAGGCGGCGAGTTCATGTTCATTGGGCTTGACCGCCGTGGCTCCCGCCACGATGGCGGCATCGAGCGCCGGGCCGCTGGTATCCACCCATGCCGGCAGCCCCGACTCGCGCACCCGGGACACGAGCTCGCCAAGCTTGTCGGGGGTCACGCCGGGCGGCAGGCTGCCGGCGATCACCACCGCCCGGGGGCGACCGGTCGATGCCGTGAGACGCCCCTCCAGCTCGCCGACCAGCCGCTGCCAGGCCTCGGCGTCGATGACCACGCCCGGGCCGTTGATGTCGGTCACGCGGCCATCGTCCTCGGCCAGCTTGACGTTGGTGCGGGTCTCGCCGGGAACGCGCAGGCAGGCATCCTCGACACCCAGGGTCTCGAAGGCGCGACGAAAGACGCCGTCGTTGTCGCTGCCGAGAAAGCCCGACAGCGTCACCCGGTGTCCCAGCGCCACCAGCACCCTGGCGACGTTGACGCCCTTGCCGGCGGCTTCCAGGTGCGTCTCGCGAGTGCGATTGACGCGGCCGGGCGTCAGGCGCTCGAGGCCGACCGACAGGTCGAGCGCCGGATTGAGGCTGAGCACGAGCACCGGCGCCATCATGTTTCCTCCAGGGCGTCGCGCACCTCGTCGGCCGTGGCCCGGGTCAGCGCGCGTCGCGCCTGATCGCGGGCATCCGCCAGGTCGAACTCGCGCAGCCGCGCCTTGACCATCGGTACCTGGCGGGCGCTCACCGAGAGCTCGTCGACGCCGAGCCCCAC contains these protein-coding regions:
- the pfkB gene encoding 1-phosphofructokinase → MAPVLVLSLNPALDLSVGLERLTPGRVNRTRETHLEAAGKGVNVARVLVALGHRVTLSGFLGSDNDGVFRRAFETLGVEDACLRVPGETRTNVKLAEDDGRVTDINGPGVVIDAEAWQRLVGELEGRLTASTGRPRAVVIAGSLPPGVTPDKLGELVSRVRESGLPAWVDTSGPALDAAIVAGATAVKPNEHELAAWAGQSALDGAARHAAARRLRDAGVEEAVVSAGAEGVLWLGRHGDWQAVPPRVTAVNTVGAGDTLVAALLHGVLEEASPDDALRLATALSAEAVRHVGVGRPDAADFSELQRQTRVSRLDEGDDAGGALA